A window from Fibrobacter sp. UWB11 encodes these proteins:
- a CDS encoding NADH-quinone oxidoreductase subunit I, whose translation MRVIKQKPMTVIERLYIFEAIRGLWTTLKHAARGLFRYEELPTISYPEGQPEVRNTYRAKHRLMLRPDGTPRCVACGMCAAACPAHCIFIEATQSDDPRIEKRVMRFDIDHLTCVFCGLCAEACPVDALRMDTKQIIFEHRSREDFVAHLYDLTNWDPKDYPNDEQSQMAPGGTKNAEARKVWGMEVK comes from the coding sequence ATGCGCGTTATTAAGCAAAAACCGATGACCGTCATCGAACGCCTTTACATTTTCGAGGCGATTCGCGGTCTGTGGACAACTCTTAAGCATGCGGCTCGCGGTTTGTTCCGCTATGAAGAACTTCCGACGATTTCTTACCCGGAAGGTCAGCCCGAAGTTCGCAATACCTACCGTGCCAAGCATCGTTTGATGTTGCGCCCGGATGGTACGCCTCGCTGTGTCGCCTGCGGCATGTGCGCTGCGGCTTGCCCTGCTCACTGCATCTTCATCGAAGCAACGCAGAGTGATGACCCGCGTATCGAAAAGCGCGTGATGCGCTTTGACATCGACCACCTGACTTGCGTGTTCTGCGGCCTTTGCGCAGAAGCTTGCCCGGTCGATGCCCTCCGCATGGATACAAAGCAAATCATTTTCGAACACCGTTCCCGCGAAGATTTCGTGGCACATCTTTACGATCTCACCAACTGGGATCCGAAGGACTACCCGAATGACGAACAGAGCCAGATGGCTCCGGGCGGTACAAAGAATGCCGAGGCCCGCAAGGTCTGGGGCATGGAGGTCAAATAA
- a CDS encoding NADH-quinone oxidoreductase subunit J: protein MLALIYFIVLAVIAVGSAVCVLLSRHPLYGALSLVASMVSLAGIYGLLGSPFLGVVQIMVYAGAIMMLLTFVIMVLNGARDSHTPMFDKVSLFVIPAVIVLAGLVGFALVRSPIAFDAATIRGSVAITSKTLFDVAQTGPGYFVLFEVLGVLLLSAMGAAVLLAKKRLGSVVSEKKEGNH from the coding sequence ATGCTTGCATTGATTTATTTCATTGTCCTCGCAGTGATCGCAGTCGGCAGCGCCGTTTGCGTGCTCCTCTCTAGACACCCGCTTTATGGCGCCCTCTCGTTGGTCGCTTCGATGGTGTCGCTGGCTGGTATTTACGGCCTTCTCGGAAGCCCGTTCCTCGGCGTGGTTCAAATCATGGTCTATGCCGGTGCAATCATGATGCTCCTTACGTTCGTGATTATGGTGCTGAACGGTGCTCGCGACTCCCACACGCCGATGTTTGACAAGGTTTCGCTCTTTGTGATTCCTGCAGTCATCGTGCTTGCCGGTCTCGTGGGCTTTGCCCTTGTCCGCTCTCCGATTGCTTTCGATGCAGCAACGATTCGCGGTTCTGTGGCAATCACTTCCAAGACTCTTTTTGATGTAGCTCAGACGGGCCCGGGTTACTTCGTGCTTTTCGAAGTTCTCGGTGTTCTTCTGCTTTCTGCCATGGGTGCCGCAGTGCTTCTTGCCAAGAAGCGTCTGGGTTCTGTGGTTTCCGAAAAAAAGGAGGGTAATCACTAA
- the nuoK gene encoding NADH-quinone oxidoreductase subunit NuoK, with amino-acid sequence MELQAIYVQILALVIFAIGLMVAVSRRNVFFVLMGVELALNAVNLSFVGFAKTLPADASIVGQIVPLFSIAVAAAEACVGLAMVILIFRNRESIDADTYSNMKG; translated from the coding sequence ATGGAACTCCAAGCTATATATGTACAGATTTTGGCCTTGGTCATTTTTGCCATTGGCCTCATGGTCGCGGTTTCCCGCCGCAATGTGTTCTTTGTGCTGATGGGCGTTGAACTTGCCCTGAACGCCGTGAACCTTTCGTTCGTGGGCTTTGCTAAGACTCTGCCTGCGGATGCAAGCATTGTGGGCCAGATTGTTCCGCTGTTCTCCATCGCAGTCGCCGCTGCCGAAGCTTGTGTCGGCCTTGCAATGGTCATCCTCATTTTCCGCAACCGTGAAAGCATTGATGCCGACACGTATTCTAACATGAAGGGGTAA
- the nuoL gene encoding NADH-quinone oxidoreductase subunit L — MISLGLIPLFPLLGCIILGAIAVISSGSRRGPAEGFVGTLAVLFPALSFAGVALLALNMPEAGIRETLCNWIDIPMFRVDIGFLYDGLSRIMLLFVTGIGTLITLYSIGYMHGDRGFARYFAYINLFLFSMIVLVLSDNLLLTFLGWEGVGLCSYLLIGFWNKDIKNCKAANKAFIVNRVGDIGFLLGMLCLVTIGGSAILNYDVLSNFISMVISGNHVELVIPALSIAGILFFVGCTGKSAQIPLLTWLPDAMAGPTPVSALIHAATMVTSGVYLLARLGSMFALLPVVLDIIVVVGMLTAFWAAVAGLFQNDIKKVLAYSTISQLGYMFMASGVCAFDASIFHVFTHAFFKAALFLGAGAVIHALAGEQDMRKMGGLLKKTPVTACVMIFAFLAIVGFPGFAGFWSKDLILERLFMNCSMVIPGFTVFGHEIPTIPLNGVVYAIGLATAVITAVYMGRLIILTFFGSYRGSKESEEHIHEAPAVMLIPMVILAFGAVFAGYFWADSIGIKFFAETLAPVVGAAQAYNTPAVIAHVNPVIFAALGTFAALAGMFIAYKIYANARIPAAKGSSAPEGGKATWTFLFDSIHKYVGIIPVNVLAWICDVVVDKILAAAQWTVGAIASIIGDGAASFQVRKVRLQIALSILGLAVLLIVVQSDDLAPVLSNLIEKYIEPVFNFVKKIVVFIVKYTVWRVI, encoded by the coding sequence ATGATTTCTCTTGGTTTGATACCTCTTTTCCCGCTGTTGGGATGCATTATCCTCGGTGCTATTGCTGTTATTTCTTCGGGTAGCCGTAGGGGTCCTGCAGAAGGTTTCGTTGGAACGCTCGCAGTTCTTTTCCCGGCTCTCTCGTTTGCGGGTGTTGCTTTGCTCGCGCTCAACATGCCGGAAGCAGGCATTCGCGAAACGCTCTGCAACTGGATTGACATCCCGATGTTCCGCGTGGATATCGGATTCCTCTACGATGGTCTTTCCCGCATTATGCTCTTGTTCGTGACGGGCATCGGTACGCTCATCACGCTTTACTCGATTGGTTACATGCACGGCGACCGCGGCTTTGCCCGTTACTTCGCCTACATCAACCTCTTCTTGTTCAGCATGATCGTGCTTGTGCTTTCGGATAACTTGCTCCTTACGTTCCTCGGTTGGGAAGGCGTGGGCCTCTGCTCTTACCTCCTCATCGGTTTCTGGAACAAGGATATCAAGAACTGCAAGGCTGCAAACAAGGCTTTCATCGTGAACCGCGTGGGTGATATCGGATTCTTGCTTGGTATGCTCTGCCTCGTGACGATCGGTGGTTCTGCTATCCTCAACTACGATGTGCTTTCGAACTTCATTAGCATGGTCATCAGCGGTAACCACGTTGAATTGGTTATTCCGGCTCTTTCTATCGCTGGCATCCTGTTCTTCGTCGGTTGCACGGGTAAGTCCGCTCAGATTCCGCTCCTCACTTGGCTCCCGGATGCTATGGCGGGTCCGACTCCGGTTTCTGCTTTGATCCATGCCGCAACGATGGTGACTTCTGGCGTTTATTTGCTCGCTCGTCTCGGTAGCATGTTTGCCCTCCTCCCGGTGGTGCTCGACATTATCGTGGTGGTCGGTATGCTCACTGCTTTCTGGGCTGCTGTTGCTGGACTTTTCCAGAACGACATCAAGAAGGTGCTTGCTTATTCTACCATCAGCCAGCTTGGTTACATGTTCATGGCTTCTGGTGTTTGCGCCTTTGACGCTTCTATCTTCCACGTGTTTACGCATGCCTTCTTCAAGGCAGCGCTCTTCCTCGGTGCAGGTGCCGTGATTCACGCCCTCGCCGGTGAACAGGACATGCGCAAGATGGGTGGCCTCTTGAAGAAGACTCCGGTGACCGCTTGCGTGATGATTTTCGCGTTCCTTGCCATTGTCGGTTTCCCGGGCTTTGCCGGTTTCTGGTCCAAGGACTTGATTCTTGAACGCTTGTTCATGAACTGCTCGATGGTAATTCCGGGCTTTACGGTCTTCGGTCATGAAATCCCGACAATTCCGCTGAACGGTGTTGTTTATGCCATTGGCCTTGCAACCGCAGTGATTACTGCTGTGTACATGGGTCGCCTCATTATCCTTACGTTCTTCGGTAGCTACCGCGGTTCTAAGGAAAGTGAAGAGCACATTCACGAAGCTCCGGCTGTCATGCTTATTCCGATGGTGATTCTCGCTTTCGGTGCCGTATTTGCCGGTTACTTCTGGGCCGATTCTATTGGCATCAAGTTCTTTGCCGAAACGCTTGCTCCGGTTGTGGGTGCCGCTCAGGCTTACAACACTCCGGCTGTAATTGCTCATGTGAACCCGGTTATCTTTGCTGCTCTCGGTACGTTTGCGGCTCTTGCCGGTATGTTCATTGCATACAAGATTTATGCTAATGCTCGTATTCCGGCTGCCAAGGGCTCTTCTGCTCCGGAAGGTGGCAAGGCTACTTGGACGTTCCTGTTCGATTCCATTCACAAGTATGTTGGCATTATTCCGGTCAATGTGCTTGCATGGATTTGCGATGTGGTCGTCGACAAGATTCTTGCCGCAGCCCAGTGGACTGTCGGTGCGATTGCATCGATTATCGGTGACGGTGCTGCATCGTTCCAGGTTCGCAAGGTGCGTCTCCAGATTGCGCTTAGCATTTTGGGCTTGGCTGTGCTATTAATTGTAGTTCAAAGCGACGATCTTGCTCCTGTGCTTTCGAACTTGATTGAAAAGTACATAGAGCCTGTGTTCAATTTTGTGAAAAAAATTGTAGTGTTTATCGTAAAATATACTGTTTGGAGGGTAATCTAA
- a CDS encoding NuoM family protein: MLLHLLVIAPFVAAILMVMTSKEDSKSSSRLAILMGIIFAAMSVALVANGSITTEPVEWFHIPGCKGPIYYYFTSHGLASWMVFLSCGLSLVALISARKITCRSYRNFAIGIFSLMGAMNGTFLAADAVLFFFFFEAMVIPAAILIAGYGGKDRMKAAMTFAIYTLVGSAPMMVALWYILTVAENSTLISLAVAVQGLPEGTQNILLVCFLLAFLVKTPIFPFHGWQAITYAEAPAPLSAILTGAMSKAGVFGFIVWILPIFPLSMDRVACLMWLGLFTAVYGALMALRATDGKKLLAFSSMGHLGLAVAGVFSLSEAMLPAVLVLLVAHGISAGAQFFLMGIAERMAGTRELDKLGGLSSTNPVFGTLFGFAGVMALAVPGTAGFVGEFSVLLALWDMGPLPALVAGFTLILSAAYMLRFIQKVIFGKASSEYDNERRTTLLEGTSIGVMLLLLLVFGFHPAFVSDSLNETESTEDPAAVQVLNDAALNNGEAPMTAEEIHQLDSTLAAAGFKDDERASIIAQMKGENGSEAAAKSENSVKEASDAE; the protein is encoded by the coding sequence ATGCTTTTACATCTCCTTGTCATCGCTCCTTTTGTTGCCGCCATCCTCATGGTGATGACATCCAAGGAAGATTCCAAGTCTTCTTCCCGCCTTGCAATTTTGATGGGAATCATCTTTGCTGCGATGTCTGTCGCTCTCGTTGCTAACGGTAGCATTACAACGGAACCTGTTGAATGGTTCCATATCCCTGGTTGCAAGGGACCTATTTACTACTACTTTACTAGTCACGGACTTGCCTCATGGATGGTTTTCCTTTCTTGTGGCCTTTCGCTCGTGGCTTTGATATCTGCACGCAAGATTACTTGCAGAAGTTATCGCAACTTTGCAATCGGCATCTTCTCGTTGATGGGCGCCATGAACGGCACCTTCCTTGCTGCAGATGCTGTGCTCTTCTTCTTCTTCTTTGAAGCCATGGTGATTCCGGCTGCAATTTTGATTGCCGGTTACGGTGGCAAGGACAGAATGAAGGCTGCGATGACGTTTGCAATTTACACGTTGGTGGGCTCTGCTCCGATGATGGTTGCTCTTTGGTACATCTTGACGGTTGCAGAAAACTCGACGCTTATTTCTCTTGCTGTTGCTGTCCAGGGACTTCCTGAAGGAACTCAGAACATACTTCTCGTATGCTTCCTCCTCGCTTTCCTCGTGAAGACTCCGATTTTCCCGTTCCACGGCTGGCAGGCGATTACATACGCTGAAGCTCCGGCTCCGCTTTCTGCAATCCTCACGGGTGCAATGAGTAAGGCTGGCGTGTTTGGCTTTATCGTCTGGATTCTCCCGATTTTCCCGCTTTCGATGGATAGGGTCGCATGCTTGATGTGGCTTGGCCTTTTCACGGCAGTTTATGGCGCTCTCATGGCTCTCCGCGCAACGGATGGCAAGAAACTCCTTGCTTTCAGCTCCATGGGGCACCTTGGCCTTGCTGTGGCTGGTGTGTTTAGCCTTTCCGAAGCAATGCTTCCGGCTGTGCTTGTGTTGCTCGTCGCTCACGGCATTTCTGCTGGCGCCCAGTTCTTCCTCATGGGAATTGCAGAACGCATGGCCGGTACGCGCGAACTCGACAAGCTCGGTGGCCTTTCTTCTACGAATCCGGTATTCGGTACGTTGTTTGGCTTTGCTGGTGTGATGGCTCTCGCTGTTCCTGGTACGGCTGGCTTCGTCGGTGAATTCTCCGTGCTCCTTGCCCTTTGGGACATGGGCCCGCTCCCGGCTCTCGTGGCAGGCTTCACGCTGATTCTTTCCGCTGCTTACATGCTCCGCTTTATCCAGAAGGTTATCTTCGGTAAGGCCTCTAGCGAATACGATAATGAACGTCGCACGACTCTTCTCGAAGGTACTTCGATTGGCGTTATGCTTTTGCTCCTCCTCGTGTTCGGTTTCCATCCGGCATTTGTGTCTGATTCTCTTAATGAAACTGAATCGACCGAAGATCCGGCTGCAGTACAGGTGCTTAACGATGCCGCTCTCAATAATGGCGAAGCTCCGATGACCGCCGAAGAAATCCATCAGCTAGATTCGACTCTTGCAGCCGCCGGCTTCAAGGACGATGAACGCGCATCTATCATCGCCCAGATGAAGGGTGAAAACGGCTCTGAAGCTGCTGCAAAATCTGAAAATTCTGTAAAGGAGGCTTCCGATGCTGAATAA
- a CDS encoding NADH-quinone oxidoreductase subunit N, translated as MLNNLVYLLPVIFVVLGGMVALAAEPFFDDENKHKVLPWVSAFFIALGVVALYYAKTETLLSLYAMDPVRRVLCMAILLCAFLGISGLQWTLGREKFKGGEAYGLMLLATSGALLMTQAIDFVALFIAMELTSFPIYALVGIRRKDINANEGVFKYFVSGAVFSAIFLYGVSLIYGATGSTHFCGHVLSGREAIYSVGMLFVIAGLLFKAGAAPLHFWVADVYTGASVAVTGFMAAVVKVGALAALGTVWVSVLVTRSGAEAVWNLAEKVTIANPSKPLFYVIVVVALLSMVIGAFSGLAQKSVRRILAFSAVMNAGFIVIGLLVPNYLGKGEIQMGPMFYFLITYAIASAGALTGIAYMSGREDHKENLDELQGAGRRRPFVALGVAVCLASLAGLPPVAGFLAKFTLFTEAFNADLGWLAAIGFGLSLVAAVYYLRIAYVLFAPKKDEGESKCCCGEGKCCGQFEATYVYLLRFAVAVAAISLLVISVRPALALIG; from the coding sequence ATGCTGAATAATCTTGTTTACCTCTTGCCGGTTATCTTTGTGGTTCTGGGCGGCATGGTTGCTCTCGCTGCCGAACCGTTCTTTGATGACGAAAACAAGCACAAGGTGCTTCCGTGGGTTTCTGCGTTCTTCATTGCTTTGGGCGTTGTCGCTTTGTATTACGCCAAGACTGAAACGCTCTTGAGCCTCTACGCTATGGACCCGGTCCGCCGCGTGCTTTGCATGGCAATTCTCCTTTGCGCTTTCCTCGGCATTTCCGGGCTCCAGTGGACGCTTGGCCGTGAAAAGTTCAAGGGTGGTGAAGCTTATGGCCTTATGTTGCTTGCCACAAGTGGAGCCTTGCTCATGACACAGGCAATTGACTTTGTCGCTCTCTTCATTGCTATGGAACTCACGAGCTTCCCGATTTACGCTCTCGTGGGCATTCGCCGCAAGGACATCAATGCAAATGAAGGTGTGTTCAAGTACTTTGTCTCGGGTGCTGTTTTCAGTGCAATTTTCCTCTACGGTGTTTCGCTGATTTACGGTGCAACCGGTTCTACGCATTTCTGCGGTCACGTGCTTAGCGGTCGTGAAGCTATCTATAGCGTGGGCATGCTCTTTGTGATTGCAGGCCTTCTTTTCAAGGCTGGCGCAGCTCCGCTCCACTTCTGGGTGGCTGACGTCTATACGGGCGCCTCTGTGGCTGTGACTGGCTTTATGGCCGCTGTCGTGAAGGTCGGTGCTCTTGCCGCTCTCGGTACAGTCTGGGTCAGCGTTCTCGTGACTCGCTCCGGTGCTGAAGCTGTTTGGAACCTCGCTGAAAAGGTGACTATCGCAAATCCGTCCAAGCCGCTTTTCTACGTGATTGTGGTTGTGGCGCTCCTTTCCATGGTGATTGGCGCCTTTAGCGGCCTTGCTCAAAAGTCTGTACGTCGCATCTTGGCATTCTCTGCTGTGATGAACGCTGGCTTTATCGTGATTGGTCTCTTGGTTCCGAATTACCTCGGCAAGGGCGAAATCCAGATGGGCCCGATGTTCTACTTCCTCATCACATATGCTATTGCTTCTGCAGGCGCATTGACAGGTATCGCATACATGTCCGGTAGGGAAGATCACAAGGAAAATCTTGATGAGCTCCAAGGTGCTGGTCGCCGCCGTCCGTTCGTGGCGCTTGGCGTTGCTGTGTGCTTGGCTTCTCTCGCTGGCCTTCCGCCGGTTGCTGGTTTCCTTGCCAAGTTCACGTTGTTCACCGAAGCATTCAATGCTGACCTCGGCTGGCTTGCCGCTATTGGCTTTGGCCTCTCCTTGGTGGCTGCGGTTTATTACCTCCGCATTGCCTATGTGCTCTTTGCTCCGAAGAAGGATGAAGGTGAATCGAAGTGCTGCTGCGGCGAAGGTAAGTGCTGTGGCCAGTTCGAAGCAACCTATGTTTATCTGCTCCGCTTTGCCGTGGCTGTTGCCGCAATCTCGCTCCTCGTGATTAGCGTCCGTCCGGCACTTGCTTTGATCGGATAG
- the ispF gene encoding 2-C-methyl-D-erythritol 2,4-cyclodiphosphate synthase, which produces MDKIYRSGIGFDVHKLVEGRKCIIGGVDIPYEKGLLGHSDADVLLHAISDALLGAAGLGDIGTYFPDTDPAFKGADSLELLRKVGEEVKKAGYEIINIDSVVMCERPKVNPHKEQMKANIARVLGLDVKQIGIKGTTTEKLGFTGRGEGIASQAVAMVATKA; this is translated from the coding sequence ATGGATAAAATTTATCGTTCTGGTATTGGTTTTGACGTTCACAAGTTGGTGGAAGGCCGCAAGTGCATTATCGGCGGCGTGGACATCCCGTACGAAAAGGGCTTGCTCGGCCACAGCGATGCCGACGTGCTTTTGCATGCGATTAGCGATGCTTTGCTCGGGGCCGCTGGCCTTGGCGACATCGGCACGTACTTCCCGGATACGGATCCGGCATTCAAGGGCGCGGACAGCTTGGAACTCTTGCGCAAGGTCGGAGAAGAAGTCAAGAAGGCTGGCTACGAAATCATCAACATCGATAGCGTCGTGATGTGCGAGCGCCCGAAGGTAAACCCGCACAAGGAACAAATGAAGGCAAATATTGCCCGCGTGCTTGGCCTTGACGTGAAACAGATTGGTATCAAGGGCACGACGACCGAAAAGCTCGGCTTTACGGGTCGCGGCGAGGGGATCGCCAGCCAAGCCGTTGCGATGGTTGCAACGAAGGCTTAA
- a CDS encoding Na/Pi cotransporter family protein produces the protein MTLMILKMIGCLALLMFGMKTMSEGLQKLTGGHLRTVLGTMTKHRLGGLLTGTAVTAAVQSSTATTVMTVSFVNAGLLTLRQAIPVIMGANIGTTATAWLMSIFGFQFNMSSVVWPFFALGIVLTYVRKNSVKSFGEFVFGFSFMFLGLTTLRENAVAMDLSHNQTIIDFFASTGGYGIWSTLLFLLLGGILTMCVQSSAAIMAITLILCSSGVLPIYQGIALVMGENIGTTVTSNLAALSASTQARRAALAHMLFNVFGVVWVLILFHPFVNMVCHFVGFDPAFVPQTQEEIAQAGIRVTYALSGFHTAFNLCNVLLLIWFIKPMETLICKIIKEKEDGEDFRIKFISGGLMSTAELSLFEARKEINVFAERTLKMYRFLPDLLKMKNEEDFVKLFARIEKYEGISDRFEIEIGEYLNKVSGGRLSIESKTMLQCMQKEISEIESIGDACYNMARAINRKFHLEEDFTEEQYSRIENMMKLCDQALVQMVDVIEDKPHTKASNTMALEFEINDYRKMLKDLNIEDINAQRYSYQIGVHYMDVVNDCEKLGDYVVNVVEAHVNHRLLGK, from the coding sequence ATGACTCTTATGATTCTCAAGATGATCGGTTGCCTCGCTCTCCTTATGTTTGGCATGAAGACGATGAGTGAAGGCTTGCAGAAACTTACTGGTGGACACCTCCGTACGGTTCTTGGAACTATGACCAAGCATAGGCTTGGTGGACTTCTTACAGGTACTGCCGTTACTGCTGCTGTGCAGTCTTCGACTGCGACTACCGTCATGACTGTTAGTTTTGTGAACGCTGGCTTGCTTACTCTTAGGCAGGCCATTCCTGTTATTATGGGCGCAAATATCGGTACGACGGCAACGGCGTGGCTCATGTCCATCTTCGGATTCCAGTTCAACATGAGTAGCGTGGTGTGGCCGTTCTTTGCGCTTGGCATTGTGCTTACTTACGTCCGCAAGAACAGTGTCAAGAGCTTTGGCGAATTTGTTTTCGGGTTCTCGTTTATGTTCCTCGGGCTCACGACTCTCCGTGAAAACGCGGTGGCGATGGACCTTTCGCATAACCAGACGATTATTGATTTCTTTGCCTCGACGGGCGGCTACGGCATCTGGAGCACGCTTTTGTTCTTGCTCCTGGGCGGTATCCTTACGATGTGCGTGCAGTCTTCGGCTGCCATCATGGCGATTACGCTTATTCTTTGCTCTAGTGGCGTGCTCCCGATTTACCAGGGAATTGCGCTTGTGATGGGCGAAAACATCGGTACGACGGTGACCTCGAACCTCGCGGCGCTTTCGGCAAGTACGCAGGCTAGGCGCGCGGCTTTGGCGCACATGCTCTTCAACGTGTTCGGTGTGGTGTGGGTGCTGATTTTGTTCCACCCGTTCGTGAACATGGTTTGCCATTTTGTCGGCTTTGACCCGGCATTTGTGCCGCAGACACAAGAAGAAATCGCTCAGGCAGGCATTCGCGTGACATACGCACTTTCCGGATTCCATACCGCATTCAACCTTTGTAACGTGCTGCTCCTCATCTGGTTCATTAAGCCGATGGAGACGCTCATCTGCAAGATCATCAAGGAAAAGGAAGACGGCGAAGATTTCCGTATCAAGTTTATCAGTGGCGGCCTCATGAGTACGGCCGAACTTTCGCTCTTTGAAGCTCGCAAGGAAATCAACGTCTTTGCAGAACGCACTCTCAAGATGTACCGCTTTTTGCCGGACCTCCTCAAGATGAAAAATGAAGAGGACTTTGTAAAGCTGTTCGCCCGCATTGAAAAGTACGAAGGTATCAGCGACAGATTTGAAATTGAAATTGGTGAATACTTGAACAAGGTCAGCGGCGGTCGCTTGAGTATCGAAAGTAAGACGATGTTGCAGTGCATGCAGAAGGAAATTTCTGAAATCGAAAGTATCGGCGATGCTTGCTACAACATGGCTCGCGCCATCAACCGCAAGTTCCATCTTGAGGAAGATTTTACCGAGGAACAGTACAGCCGCATAGAAAACATGATGAAACTTTGCGACCAGGCGCTAGTGCAGATGGTGGATGTTATCGAGGACAAGCCGCATACGAAGGCTTCGAATACGATGGCGCTTGAATTTGAAATCAACGACTACCGCAAGATGCTCAAGGACTTGAATATCGAAGATATCAATGCGCAGCGCTACAGCTACCAGATTGGCGTGCATTACATGGATGTGGTGAACGACTGCGAAAAGCTGGGGGACTACGTGGTGAACGTCGTCGAAGCGCACGTGAACCACAGATTGCTCGGAAAGTAA